The Lewinella sp. 4G2 nucleotide sequence CGTGCGGACGCACCGAAACAACATCTGGAAGCAGTTGAATATCTCTTCGATTGTGGACGCCGTATGGTGGGGAGAATGCTTTGAGCTGATCTAAAAATACCGCCCAATCAACTCGTGCCCCACGATCGCCCGGCGCAACTCCAGAAAATCAACCTCCGCCTGGTGGCGGTACACCACCTCCCCACCCGGGGCCACCATGATGGTGTAGGGAATGGCGCCATTCCAATCGGGGTCAATGGCTTCGATGAGGTCGTAAACGTCGTCCCCCACGTAATGGTAGTTGGCTACGGAGGAATGGGACTGCTCCAAAAACTTCAAAGCTCGGTCCCCCATTCCGGGCTTGTCGGTACTGATGGAGACGAACTCGAAATTGCGGCCACCGTACATGCGTTGCAGGACGAGGAAGTCCGGGTACTCCGCCACGCAGGGGCCGCACCAGGTGGCCCAGAGGTTAATGAGGCGGAGGTTTTCGGAGTCGTTCTGCAGTAATTCCTGGACGCCATCCAGCTTGAGCTCGTTGAGCTCGACGGGGAGGGCTTCCCAGTTCGCCTGGTCCTTGGCCTTGTAGTCCGACTTCCACGCCCATTTCGTGGAACAGCCAAAGGTTTTGGTTTCCGGTTGGGATACGGGCTGGCCGGCGAGTAGTTCATCCACGGCCCGGCGGAGGTCATCCGCGTTGAGGGTGCCGGGCTTTTCGACCTTATCCAGGCGACCGACGTAGCGCAGTTTTCGGTCGGCATCGAAAACAAAGGTGTGCGGAGTTGCCACGGGCCCGTACTGCAGGCTGGCCGCGTGGTCGTCGCCATCGTACAGATAGGGGTAGTTGTAGTTGGCATCCCGTGCGCGGATGACCATGTCCGCGTAGGTATCATCAAGGTCGGAATAGCCCAGTTCATTGTACATCACCCCCAGTGGGCTATTAGGAGAAATGGCGACGACCTGGACGCCCTTGCCGGCGTAGTCGCTGGTAAAATTCCGCATCCGCTCTTCGTAGGCCTGGGCCGTGGGGCAGTGGTTGCAGGTGAAGATGACTACAAGGACTTCAGCGTCGTCATAATCCGCTAGCGTATGGAAGTCCCCGTCGACGCCAATCAATTTGAAGTCGGGGGCGGCTTCGCCGATGGTCAGGGTACGGACTTCCTGCTCGGGCACGACTACGGGATCAGCGGTAAATCCATCCCCGGTAGTTGTGGCCTCCGTGTTCGTGGCGGACTCATCCGACGCAGCTTTATCTTCCGTTTGGCAGGCAAATAGAAAGAGTAAACTGAGGGCGAGTAAGTACTGTGAGAAGCGCATGCGAGTAGGTATTATTTACCCGTAAGGTAAAGAGTCCCTCCTGTTTGATGGTAGCTTATCCAGAAGGTATAAATGTCGGTACGGGCCAAATACCAATGCCCTTACTCTACTTTTTACACCCTACTTCCGCTTCACGTACTCCGTCAGGATAACGATCTGTTGGGTCTCCACCCGGCCTTCGATCTGGCCGGCGTTGTCGGGGACGAGGCGGATATTACGGACGGCCGTGCCCCGTTTCGCCGTAAAGCCACCGCCCTTCACCTTGAGGTCCTTGATCAACACCACCGTATCGCCGGCGGAGAGGACGTGGCCGTTGGCATCCTGGTGGACCACGGCGTTCTCGTCGGGTAAGTCCTCTTTGGCCCACTTCAGGACGTCGTCCTCCAGGTACATCATGTCCAGCAAATCGTTGGGCCAGCCTTCTTCCTTCAGCTGGTGGAGCATCCGGTAGCTGACGACCTTGACGGCGTCGGACTCACTCCAGATGGCGTCGTTGAGGCAGCGCCAGTCGTTGGGGTTGACCTCCGCGTCGCCGGTAAGTTGGTCGTGCAGGGTCTGGGTGAGGGTGATGTCCACGGCGGCGCGGCCAGGGGCGTCGGGGCCGACGGCGTAGGTCGTCAAAGAATCCGTGGCACCGGAGAGTTGGCAGGTTGCTTCCATGGCGGCGAAGGTAGGTTGTGGGAGGCCTATTCTTCTTAGTTAGTGTCCGGTCCAGCCGTTGGCAGCTCGGTCCCTTTCCTATTTCTTTGCACCTGCGGCAGCGCCCTAGCGCTTGTAAACTTTCGCTACGTACTCCTGCTCATCACCTAGCAAGTGCAGGAAGTAAAGCCCCGCCGGGTAGCCCGCGAGGGAAAGTTCCCGCCCGTTGAGCTGGCCCGTAGCGACGATCCGGCCAGTGGCATCCGCCAAACGATAGGCCACGTTGGGTGCTACTTCGGTGACGGTGAGCCGATCGTAGACTGGGTTGGGAAAGACCTTTACGGACCCCACGATGGGGAACGCACGGGTAGGCACCAAATCATCGCCACCAAAGGTGATTTCGGAGCAATCCGCCGTGAAGCAGCCGGACGGGTTGAGGCGGAAGAGCCAGGATTCGGCTTCCACGCCATTGTCCGCAGAAAATAGGGACAGATTACCTACACCCACCAGGTCACCATTGGACGCGACGTCCAGGTTATCAATGCTGGCGCTGGTGAATTCCGTCGCGTCATTATCCGCTGAAGTAGGCAAGAGGTGCAAGGTTTGGCCGGAGGGCCAGCCACTGGGTTTGAAGAGAACACCCTGGCTGGCGAGCACGTCCGTCTCGTCGTAGGTGGTGCCGTAAACGATGACCTCGCCGGATGCATTGACGTCCATGCCCAGCGTCAGAAACTTCAGGTCGTAGACTTCGGGTGCCAACTCCCGGTCGCGATAAACGTAGAGCTTTCCAAAGGTGGTGCCGGTGGGTGGGCAGGACCCGGCGCAGGCAATATCGTTGCTACCGTTGCCTTCCAGGACGGCGACGCCGCCGTTTGGCAACTCCCGCACGTCCAGGTAGCCACTGGTAAAATCTGTTTCCGGGGCGGGAATATCGAGCGTCCATTGTTCCCGGCCGGAGAGGAAGCTGAGGCGAACCTGGTAGGACACTTCACTCGTACTCATGTTTGTACGCCGGTAAGCACTGAGCAGGCCGCTGGGCCCGAAGTGGCTGGCTTCATACTCCAAATCAAAATCTTGCTGAGAAAAGGAATAGAAATCACCGCTGGCGAAAGAAGGGTTGAGCACACCAACATCAATCCGCGACTGTCCGGTTACTAGGTTAACATCGGTGGCGGTAAACAGGACGTTCCGGCTTCCGACGGCAAAAAGGTCCCCACCCCGCGAGAAAAAGGCGCGGCCGGGGGTGTCGGTCCGTAGCACTTCGCCCGCTTTACTGAAACGGGTAATGCGCTCGTTTTCGCCACGTTCGCAGTTGGACGTACAGAAACTGAGCTGGGTGGCGGTGGAATCCGTCTGTACCGCGTAGACTAAGCCCGACCATTCATTTTGGTTATCGGGCAGGCCGAGGCTGCGGAAGTCTTGCGTCCAGGTGACGCTACCGTCGGGGGCCACCAGACTGAGGACGTTTCGAAAGCGGGCGGGGCCGAACTCCGCCGTCGTATGGCGGATGAGGTAATCGCCCGACCACGGCTGGACGCTCAGACCATCCAGGCTTTCCTGGGGCAGCGCCGTGACGACCGAAAAAGTGGTTTGAGCCGTGCCGACAGTGCACAGGAATACCAGGGAGAGGAGTGTTAATAGGTTTCTCATTGTTGTTTGTTAATAGGTACCCTCCAATTTACGCACTGGCCACGACTTTAACGGGGTGCCTGGATTCTTTAGGGAGCAACAACACTGAATGCACGCCCCGGGCAATACTGTGGCGGGAATTATCTTTACTAACGAGGCCACGCGGCGGCGCGCCGGGGTGTCTACCACCCAAAGCCGACCGCTAGCCCATGCTGAGCATGAAAGAAAAAGAGTTGATCGAAGGTGCCCTCCGGGGTGATGAACGGGCGTCCCGCCTGCTCTTCGAACGCTACGCCCCCGCCCTGATGGGGGTGTGCCAACGCTATTGCCGTACCCAGGCCGAGGCCGAGGACGTCCTGCAGGATGCCTTCATCCGCCTCTTTGAGAAACTACCGAAATACGGTTTCCAGGGCAGTTTTGCCGGCTGGGCCCGCCGCCTGACGGTCAACGTAGCGCTGAAAACCTACCAGCGCAAACGCTTCCAGATGGAGCAATCCGGCCTCGAGAACATCGCCGAACGGGGTGGTTCGCCCACCGCCTACGCCGATCTTGGGGAGCAGGAATTGCTTGCCCTCGTCCAGAATTTGCCGGACGGTTACCGGGTTGTCTTTAACCTTTACGCCATCGAGGGCTACAGCCATAAGGAGATCGGGAAAATGCTCGGCATCCAGG carries:
- a CDS encoding RNA polymerase sigma factor gives rise to the protein MKEKELIEGALRGDERASRLLFERYAPALMGVCQRYCRTQAEAEDVLQDAFIRLFEKLPKYGFQGSFAGWARRLTVNVALKTYQRKRFQMEQSGLENIAERGGSPTAYADLGEQELLALVQNLPDGYRVVFNLYAIEGYSHKEIGKMLGIQEASSRSQLLKARKVLQAEIERRQKVAI
- a CDS encoding alkylphosphonate utilization protein translates to MEATCQLSGATDSLTTYAVGPDAPGRAAVDITLTQTLHDQLTGDAEVNPNDWRCLNDAIWSESDAVKVVSYRMLHQLKEEGWPNDLLDMMYLEDDVLKWAKEDLPDENAVVHQDANGHVLSAGDTVVLIKDLKVKGGGFTAKRGTAVRNIRLVPDNAGQIEGRVETQQIVILTEYVKRK
- a CDS encoding redoxin domain-containing protein, whose product is MRFSQYLLALSLLFLFACQTEDKAASDESATNTEATTTGDGFTADPVVVPEQEVRTLTIGEAAPDFKLIGVDGDFHTLADYDDAEVLVVIFTCNHCPTAQAYEERMRNFTSDYAGKGVQVVAISPNSPLGVMYNELGYSDLDDTYADMVIRARDANYNYPYLYDGDDHAASLQYGPVATPHTFVFDADRKLRYVGRLDKVEKPGTLNADDLRRAVDELLAGQPVSQPETKTFGCSTKWAWKSDYKAKDQANWEALPVELNELKLDGVQELLQNDSENLRLINLWATWCGPCVAEYPDFLVLQRMYGGRNFEFVSISTDKPGMGDRALKFLEQSHSSVANYHYVGDDVYDLIEAIDPDWNGAIPYTIMVAPGGEVVYRHQAEVDFLELRRAIVGHELIGRYF
- a CDS encoding T9SS type A sorting domain-containing protein is translated as MRNLLTLLSLVFLCTVGTAQTTFSVVTALPQESLDGLSVQPWSGDYLIRHTTAEFGPARFRNVLSLVAPDGSVTWTQDFRSLGLPDNQNEWSGLVYAVQTDSTATQLSFCTSNCERGENERITRFSKAGEVLRTDTPGRAFFSRGGDLFAVGSRNVLFTATDVNLVTGQSRIDVGVLNPSFASGDFYSFSQQDFDLEYEASHFGPSGLLSAYRRTNMSTSEVSYQVRLSFLSGREQWTLDIPAPETDFTSGYLDVRELPNGGVAVLEGNGSNDIACAGSCPPTGTTFGKLYVYRDRELAPEVYDLKFLTLGMDVNASGEVIVYGTTYDETDVLASQGVLFKPSGWPSGQTLHLLPTSADNDATEFTSASIDNLDVASNGDLVGVGNLSLFSADNGVEAESWLFRLNPSGCFTADCSEITFGGDDLVPTRAFPIVGSVKVFPNPVYDRLTVTEVAPNVAYRLADATGRIVATGQLNGRELSLAGYPAGLYFLHLLGDEQEYVAKVYKR